In Miniphocaeibacter halophilus, the following proteins share a genomic window:
- the uvrA gene encoding excinuclease ABC subunit UvrA: MSLDKIVIKGAKENNLRDVSLVIPRDKMIVFTGLSGSGKSSLAFDTIYAEGQRRYVESLSSYARQFLGQMEKPNVESIEGLSPSISIDQKTTSKNPRSTVGTVTEIYDYLRLLYARIGTPFCPVCGKKITSQTIDQMVDKVKTLPERTRIQILAPVVKGKKGEHVRLLENMKKEGYIRTIIDDELYELSEEIKLEKNKKHNIDIVIDRIIVKEGIDARLADSIEAALKLAEGIVKIQVIDGDTMVLSSKKTCPDGHISYDEIEPRSFSFNNPFGMCPECHGLGFHTEIDKDLIIPNYNLSFIEGAIEPFATSKEGTYYYEILKAIFEKYKYPLDKPLNEAPEGLIDEILYGTGDEDLEFSFDSHFGGWKKYKGPFEGIIRNLERRYNQTSEATKDRISEYMTVIECKKCHGKRLKDEYLSIKINEENIIDITDMAVQDSLEWFKKIRLNNQEKLIGSEIIKEIISRLQFLQDVGLEYLTLSRASGTLSGGESQRIRLATQIGSALVGVCYVLDEPSIGLHQRDNDRLLEALRGLTDIGNTLIVVEHDEDTMRVADHIVDIGPGAGIHGGEIVAQGTIEDIIDTPNSITGQYLSGKKKIEVPTERRKPKDFVTLTGCKENNLKNITAKFPLGVFTCVTGVSGSGKSSLVNEILYKILAKELNRAKLKPGKYKSIKGLDKLDKVIQIDQSPIGRTPRSNPATYTKVFDQIRDLFASTTEAKLRGYKKGRFSFNVKGGRCEACRGDGTVKVEMHFLPDIYVPCEVCHGKRYNRETLQVKYKGKNISDILDMTVEEGVKFFENLPSISRKLETLNDVGLGYIKIGQPSTELSGGEAQRVKLASELSKRSTGKTIYILDEPTTGLHTADIHKLIKVLELLVEQGNTVIVIEHNLDVIKTADYIIDLGPEGGDGGGEIIATGTPEDIIKVDKSYTGQFLKKVL; this comes from the coding sequence TTGAGTTTAGATAAAATAGTTATAAAAGGTGCTAAAGAAAATAATTTAAGAGATGTAAGTTTAGTAATACCTAGAGATAAAATGATAGTGTTTACCGGATTAAGTGGATCCGGTAAATCATCCTTGGCTTTTGATACTATATATGCCGAAGGCCAAAGAAGATATGTAGAATCCCTATCTAGTTATGCAAGGCAGTTTTTAGGTCAAATGGAAAAACCGAATGTAGAGTCAATAGAAGGATTATCGCCTTCTATTTCTATTGACCAAAAAACCACAAGTAAAAATCCACGTTCAACTGTTGGAACAGTTACAGAGATCTATGATTATTTAAGACTTCTCTATGCTAGAATCGGAACGCCTTTTTGTCCAGTTTGTGGAAAGAAAATAACAAGTCAAACAATTGATCAAATGGTAGACAAGGTAAAAACACTTCCAGAAAGAACTAGAATTCAAATATTGGCACCGGTTGTTAAAGGTAAGAAAGGTGAACATGTACGATTACTTGAAAATATGAAAAAAGAAGGATACATTCGTACAATTATAGATGATGAACTATATGAGCTTAGTGAAGAAATAAAATTAGAAAAAAATAAAAAACACAATATAGATATAGTTATAGATAGAATAATAGTAAAAGAAGGAATAGATGCACGTTTAGCTGACTCTATTGAAGCAGCTTTGAAATTAGCTGAAGGAATAGTTAAAATTCAAGTAATTGATGGTGATACCATGGTTCTAAGTTCAAAGAAAACCTGTCCTGATGGACATATTTCCTATGATGAAATAGAACCAAGGTCATTTTCATTTAATAATCCCTTTGGTATGTGTCCGGAATGTCATGGATTAGGATTTCATACAGAAATTGATAAGGATTTAATAATTCCTAATTATAATTTGTCTTTTATAGAAGGGGCAATAGAACCTTTCGCAACATCTAAGGAAGGAACTTATTATTATGAAATATTAAAAGCAATATTTGAAAAATATAAATATCCTTTAGATAAACCTTTAAACGAAGCACCGGAAGGACTTATTGATGAAATTTTATATGGTACAGGTGATGAAGATTTAGAATTTTCCTTTGATAGTCATTTTGGTGGTTGGAAAAAATATAAGGGTCCCTTTGAAGGTATAATTAGAAACCTTGAAAGAAGATACAACCAAACAAGTGAGGCTACGAAAGATAGAATTAGTGAATATATGACAGTAATTGAATGTAAAAAATGTCATGGTAAAAGACTAAAGGATGAGTATCTTTCAATAAAAATCAATGAAGAAAACATAATAGATATAACCGATATGGCAGTTCAAGATTCATTGGAATGGTTTAAGAAAATAAGACTAAACAATCAAGAAAAATTAATCGGTTCTGAAATTATTAAAGAAATAATATCTAGACTACAATTTCTTCAAGATGTTGGTCTAGAGTATTTAACCTTATCAAGAGCATCAGGAACTCTATCTGGAGGAGAATCTCAAAGAATTAGACTTGCAACTCAAATTGGCTCTGCCTTAGTTGGGGTTTGTTATGTACTAGATGAACCGAGTATAGGCTTACATCAAAGAGATAATGATAGGCTATTAGAAGCCTTAAGAGGCTTAACTGATATTGGAAACACCTTAATTGTTGTCGAACATGATGAAGATACGATGAGAGTAGCAGATCATATTGTAGATATTGGACCAGGTGCAGGAATTCATGGTGGTGAAATAGTAGCTCAAGGCACAATAGAAGATATAATTGATACTCCTAATTCAATAACAGGACAGTATCTATCTGGAAAGAAAAAAATTGAAGTTCCTACTGAAAGAAGAAAACCAAAAGACTTTGTTACCTTAACAGGATGTAAAGAAAATAATCTTAAAAATATTACTGCTAAATTTCCTTTAGGAGTATTTACTTGTGTAACAGGAGTATCTGGTTCAGGGAAAAGTAGTTTAGTAAATGAAATATTGTATAAAATATTAGCAAAGGAATTAAATAGGGCTAAGTTAAAACCAGGTAAGTATAAATCCATTAAAGGATTGGATAAATTGGATAAAGTAATACAAATAGACCAATCTCCAATAGGGAGAACTCCAAGGTCAAATCCGGCGACATATACAAAGGTATTTGATCAAATCAGGGATTTATTTGCTTCAACAACAGAAGCTAAACTAAGAGGCTATAAAAAGGGGCGTTTTAGTTTTAATGTTAAAGGTGGAAGATGTGAAGCTTGCCGTGGAGATGGAACGGTTAAAGTAGAAATGCACTTTTTACCGGATATATATGTACCTTGTGAAGTGTGTCATGGTAAAAGATATAATAGAGAAACTCTTCAAGTAAAATATAAGGGAAAAAATATTTCCGATATTTTAGACATGACAGTAGAAGAGGGAGTAAAGTTTTTTGAGAACCTACCTTCTATATCAAGAAAACTGGAAACTTTAAATGATGTTGGTTTGGGGTATATAAAGATTGGACAACCTTCTACAGAATTATCAGGAGGAGAAGCCCAAAGGGTAAAATTAGCATCGGAGTTAAGTAAGAGATCAACAGGAAAGACAATATATATTCTTGATGAACCTACTACCGGACTTCATACTGCTGATATTCACAAATTAATAAAAGTATTGGAATTGCTTGTTGAACAGGGAAATACAGTAATTGTAATAGAACATAATCTAGATGTAATAAAAACAGCAGATTATATTATTGATTTAGGCCCGGAAGGTGGAGATGGTGGTGGAGAAATAATAGCTACCGGAACACCGGAGGACATTATTAAAGTTGATAAGTCCTATACAGGACAGTTTTTGAAAAAAGTATTATAG
- the uvrB gene encoding excinuclease ABC subunit UvrB, with translation MKFKLNSDFKPTGDQPEAIDKLVDGINKNMKAQTLKGVTGSGKTFTMANIIEKVQKPTLVIAHNKTLAYQLASEFREFFPDNAVEFFVSYYDYYQPEAYVPQSDTYIEKDSSINDEIDKLRHSATMALFERKDVIIVASVSCIYGLGDPIDYENLVVSLRPGMIKDRDEVMRKLVDIQYVRNDINFTRGTFRVRGDSLDIFPASQDENSVRVEFFGDEIDRITEINSLTGEIIGTRNHIAIYPASHFATSEEKVKKALVTIEEELEERIKYFKDNNQLLEAQRIEQRTNYDLEMLSEMGFCTGIENYSRHLSGREAGSRPYTLIDYFPDDFLIIVDESHVTLPQIRGMYEGDKSRKTNLVDYGFRLPSALDNRPLKFNEFESMINQILFVSATPGPYEKEHEEQVVEQIIRPTGLLDPKVEVRPTKGQIDDLVTEIYKNIEKKERILITTLTKKMAEDLTKYLEELDIKVTYLHSDIDTLERMEIIRDLRLGKYDVLVGINLLREGLDLPEVSLIAILDADKEGFLRSETSLIQTIGRAARNVDGRVIMYGDNITRSMESAIFETNRRREIQDKYNKEHGITPKSINKEIRDTISVTQVAEELSEYKFESDTITREDINNLIISMEEEMYKAAEALEFERAANLRDEIRKLKKDF, from the coding sequence ATGAAATTTAAATTAAATTCAGATTTTAAACCTACTGGTGATCAACCGGAGGCTATAGATAAATTAGTAGATGGAATTAATAAGAACATGAAGGCCCAAACACTAAAGGGTGTAACAGGTTCAGGTAAGACTTTTACAATGGCTAATATTATTGAAAAAGTTCAAAAACCAACCTTGGTAATTGCACATAATAAAACATTAGCATATCAATTAGCTAGTGAATTTAGGGAATTTTTTCCAGATAATGCCGTTGAATTTTTTGTTAGTTATTATGATTACTATCAACCGGAAGCCTATGTTCCTCAAAGTGACACCTATATAGAGAAGGATAGTTCTATAAATGATGAAATAGATAAATTACGACATTCAGCAACTATGGCTCTTTTTGAAAGAAAGGATGTTATTATAGTTGCTTCAGTTTCATGTATTTATGGTTTAGGGGACCCTATTGATTATGAAAATTTAGTTGTTTCATTAAGGCCAGGCATGATTAAGGATAGAGATGAAGTAATGCGAAAATTAGTTGATATTCAATATGTTAGAAATGATATTAACTTTACTAGAGGTACTTTTAGAGTTAGAGGGGATAGTCTAGATATTTTTCCAGCATCACAAGATGAAAATAGTGTAAGAGTAGAATTTTTTGGAGATGAAATTGATAGAATTACAGAAATTAATTCTTTAACAGGAGAAATAATAGGTACTAGAAATCATATAGCTATTTATCCTGCTTCTCACTTTGCTACATCGGAAGAAAAAGTAAAAAAGGCATTGGTAACTATTGAGGAAGAATTAGAAGAAAGAATTAAATATTTTAAAGATAATAATCAATTATTGGAAGCTCAAAGAATTGAACAAAGAACAAATTATGATTTAGAAATGCTTTCAGAAATGGGTTTTTGTACTGGTATAGAAAATTATTCAAGACATTTAAGTGGAAGAGAAGCCGGTTCAAGACCCTATACGTTAATTGATTATTTTCCAGATGATTTTTTAATTATTGTTGATGAATCCCATGTTACACTACCACAAATAAGAGGAATGTATGAAGGGGATAAGTCAAGAAAGACAAATCTAGTTGACTATGGATTTAGATTACCTTCTGCATTGGATAATAGACCTTTAAAATTTAATGAATTTGAATCTATGATAAATCAAATTCTATTTGTATCTGCCACTCCTGGACCTTACGAAAAAGAGCACGAGGAACAGGTTGTAGAGCAAATTATTAGACCAACGGGATTATTGGATCCGAAAGTTGAAGTTAGACCGACAAAAGGTCAAATTGATGATTTAGTTACAGAAATATATAAGAATATAGAAAAGAAGGAAAGAATCTTAATAACTACCTTAACTAAAAAAATGGCAGAAGATCTTACAAAATATTTAGAAGAACTGGATATTAAAGTAACCTATCTTCATTCTGATATTGATACTTTAGAGAGAATGGAAATTATTAGGGATTTAAGATTGGGTAAATATGATGTTTTAGTAGGTATTAATCTATTAAGAGAAGGGTTGGACCTGCCGGAAGTGTCTTTAATTGCCATACTCGATGCAGATAAGGAAGGTTTTTTAAGATCGGAAACTTCTTTAATACAAACAATAGGAAGAGCTGCTAGAAATGTAGATGGAAGGGTAATAATGTATGGAGATAATATTACCAGATCTATGGAGTCGGCAATTTTTGAAACGAATAGAAGACGAGAAATACAAGATAAATACAATAAAGAACATGGTATAACGCCAAAATCCATTAATAAGGAAATTAGAGATACTATATCTGTTACACAAGTAGCAGAAGAATTATCAGAATATAAATTTGAAAGTGATACTATTACAAGAGAGGATATTAATAATTTAATTATTAGTATGGAAGAGGAAATGTATAAGGCAGCAGAAGCTTTGGAATTTGAAAGAGCTGCTAATTTAAGAGATGAAATTAGAAAATTAAAGAAGGATTTTTAG
- a CDS encoding DUF1002 domain-containing protein → MNNKIKKILLGVMTFSILASSTVPSFANEIDTEVINERWGKPTYVYGGSLKSGQIDETMKLLGIKNKDNVNTIKVTYDDLIKYIGGDPNNPGNMISSVLVTKENSGKGVNVVIKTPKNITEITEEQYANASITAGVEDATILVGAVRPVTGESALTGVYKAFEANGEVLDTERMEVAQEELDTVNEISQENKDTKGFSSDELNNAITDIKTELADISEKQDKIPTIDEIRQVVEESLEKYDLDNIVTQEQMDKLISYFKKYVNTDALTSEEVLNQLNKWKDKIVDGAKDLYNEAEKSGLLDKISAFFKDVYNKIINLFE, encoded by the coding sequence ATGAATAATAAGATTAAAAAAATATTATTAGGAGTAATGACTTTTTCAATTCTAGCAAGTTCTACAGTTCCATCATTTGCTAATGAAATAGATACAGAAGTAATAAATGAAAGATGGGGTAAACCTACCTATGTTTATGGTGGTTCATTAAAAAGTGGCCAAATAGATGAAACAATGAAATTATTAGGAATTAAAAATAAGGATAATGTTAACACTATAAAAGTAACTTATGATGATTTAATTAAATATATTGGTGGAGATCCAAATAATCCAGGAAATATGATTTCTTCAGTATTAGTTACAAAAGAAAACTCCGGTAAAGGGGTAAATGTAGTTATTAAAACTCCTAAAAATATTACAGAAATAACAGAAGAACAATACGCAAATGCCAGTATTACAGCAGGGGTTGAAGATGCAACAATTTTAGTAGGCGCTGTTAGACCGGTTACTGGAGAATCAGCTTTAACAGGTGTTTATAAGGCTTTTGAAGCTAATGGTGAAGTGTTGGATACTGAAAGAATGGAAGTGGCACAAGAAGAACTTGATACAGTAAATGAAATTTCTCAAGAAAATAAAGATACTAAAGGTTTTTCTAGTGATGAGTTAAATAATGCAATTACAGATATAAAAACTGAACTTGCTGATATAAGTGAAAAACAGGATAAAATTCCTACAATAGATGAAATAAGACAAGTTGTTGAAGAATCCTTAGAAAAATATGACTTAGATAATATTGTTACACAGGAACAAATGGATAAATTGATTTCTTACTTTAAAAAATATGTTAATACCGATGCTTTAACATCAGAAGAAGTATTAAATCAATTGAATAAGTGGAAGGATAAAATTGTAGACGGAGCTAAGGATTTATATAATGAAGCTGAAAAAAGTGGTTTATTAGATAAGATTTCAGCCTTCTTTAAAGATGTATACAATAAAATAATAAATTTATTTGAATAA